In one Flavobacteriales bacterium genomic region, the following are encoded:
- a CDS encoding PQQ-binding-like beta-propeller repeat protein, whose protein sequence is MRCTALLPVLLPSLLLAQKEFPKVWEAKFSVNPEWNAVSPDLAHVVAGDMSEIEMLDGSTGKPLWTYNFKEKHGVKKCEDWIAHHDSQTIEVIIQKGKNEPREITHLDYATGQPVATEQMAARTKEAPEQKRKAAVSRRINRVNCFDEASRTTIRVSYADRVVRNAIGGQDMELTVRASGGHSWTATFTGRVVAHLVHDMLPADDGPMILNVTTGQGKVFVVYEGITCIDLATGRVLWSSSFDNTQTSIGLAARQEIGRAAMPLPAADGVYVCDFSKGERTIKKLDLNTGSVIWQADALKKDDIVSELVVDGGNLIARFGGLIRVERFIPSTNGGVGDGTYKVEHAFEGSTSLRAYDAATGKPVWSTESMDLPDNFRASECNILSGNGRVYACGAKNMYVFDAATGKVEKQGEYNAKAIGAAQALYPYEDSFMIEGSKGIAQLDAGLKLKYATNTGQCLLTEMRGDAFIVWTGKKPDDRNEFIRFDPASGAIMGKLEGCYRPRFDMTGDRFIRFDNPKVMMYRTN, encoded by the coding sequence ATGCGCTGCACCGCTCTTCTCCCTGTCCTCCTCCCCAGCCTGCTCCTCGCCCAGAAGGAGTTCCCCAAGGTGTGGGAGGCCAAGTTCTCGGTGAACCCGGAATGGAACGCCGTTTCGCCCGACCTGGCCCATGTGGTGGCCGGTGACATGTCGGAGATCGAGATGCTCGACGGGAGTACCGGGAAGCCGCTGTGGACCTACAACTTCAAGGAGAAGCACGGCGTGAAGAAGTGCGAGGATTGGATCGCCCACCACGACAGCCAGACCATCGAGGTCATCATCCAGAAGGGCAAGAACGAGCCGCGGGAGATCACCCACCTGGACTATGCCACGGGCCAGCCCGTGGCCACCGAGCAGATGGCCGCGCGCACCAAAGAAGCGCCCGAGCAGAAGCGCAAGGCGGCCGTGAGCCGCCGCATCAACCGTGTGAACTGCTTTGACGAGGCGAGCCGCACCACGATCCGCGTGAGCTACGCGGATCGGGTGGTGCGCAACGCGATCGGCGGGCAGGACATGGAGCTGACCGTTCGCGCCAGCGGGGGTCACAGCTGGACGGCCACCTTCACCGGGCGCGTGGTGGCCCACTTGGTGCACGACATGCTGCCGGCGGACGACGGCCCCATGATCCTGAACGTGACCACCGGCCAGGGCAAGGTCTTCGTGGTCTACGAGGGCATCACCTGCATCGACCTGGCCACCGGCAGGGTGCTCTGGAGCAGCTCGTTCGACAACACGCAGACCAGCATCGGGCTGGCAGCCCGGCAGGAGATCGGCCGCGCCGCCATGCCCTTGCCCGCTGCCGACGGCGTGTACGTGTGCGACTTCAGCAAGGGGGAGCGCACCATCAAGAAGCTCGACCTGAACACCGGCAGCGTGATCTGGCAGGCCGATGCGCTGAAGAAGGACGATATCGTATCGGAACTCGTGGTGGATGGCGGCAACCTCATCGCCCGTTTCGGCGGGCTCATCCGCGTGGAGCGCTTCATCCCCTCCACGAACGGCGGCGTGGGCGACGGCACCTACAAGGTGGAGCACGCCTTCGAGGGCAGCACCAGCCTGCGCGCCTACGATGCGGCCACCGGCAAGCCCGTGTGGAGCACCGAATCCATGGACCTGCCGGACAACTTCAGGGCGAGCGAATGCAACATCCTCAGCGGGAACGGACGCGTCTATGCGTGCGGCGCCAAGAACATGTACGTGTTCGACGCCGCCACGGGCAAGGTTGAGAAGCAGGGCGAGTACAACGCCAAGGCCATCGGTGCCGCCCAGGCCTTGTACCCCTATGAGGACAGCTTCATGATCGAGGGCAGCAAGGGGATCGCGCAGCTCGATGCCGGACTGAAGCTCAAGTACGCCACCAATACCGGGCAATGCCTCCTCACGGAGATGCGCGGCGATGCGTTCATCGTTTGGACCGGGAAGAAGCCGGACGACCGCAACGAGTTCATCCGCTTCGACCCCGCCTCGGGCGCCATCATGGGCAAGCTGGAAGGCTGCTACAGGCCCCGGTTCGATATGACCGGCGACCGCTTCATCCGCTTCGACAATCCGAAGGTGATGATGTACCGCACGAATTGA
- a CDS encoding T9SS type A sorting domain-containing protein: MRRTPVNPLRIILLASLLPSIAPLAKAQTWAPLGPDDSTWPTRESADHHSMAVDADGHPVIAFRDPSQGNRTTVKRWALGAWQTVGAPGLSAGQASEHSIDMGPDGQPVVAYVDHSVSQRLTVQRWNGSAWQVIGALGISAGQIAGPSLAVGTDGQPVVAYTDWSASGRLTVLRWSGAAWQPLGSTGFTAGGAYDPSLQLDGEDDPVVAYRDASANFGVSVRRWDGSAWAAVGAPAFTGSFASPPSMALTSAGEPVVGYGDGSLGGQLSVQRWNGTAWAPVGALGFTPSYVDQVAVVLNDLDLPAVAFADGSTGSLITVQRWDGSAWLGVGSSGFSASVVSGVCAGLSPAGHPVIGYLDNGFGNKAVAQRWNGSAWIPYSDLPISTGTVFYQDLAVGPDGNPTVIFMDQGNGNRTTVKRWNGSAWVLLGNPLLGPANAYFHAIAIAPNGETAIAYRLPATGDRVQVLRWTGAAWESVGAPNLSVGSAQYTTLCMTPDARPVVAFRDDALGGRLSVLRWTGSTWEALGGTGFTSGPIFDLSMALTAAGDPAVAYRDVATNTIVVEQWNGSGWTMLGGGPISVANSGSPSVAINAQNNPVVVYMDASAGSRPTVKRWSGTAWELIGPPGFTAAFAQVPQLVLDTDDAPIVAYHDGANGFRANVDRWNGTEWAPVGPSGFTTPLSSGAGRWIARSSTGRLVVAYRTPGLFARAYSEAELSIGSVATDLCIGTPLNVPYTAAGAFDLGNIFTVELSDSFGSFANPVAIGSANAMVSGSINCTIPPSTPPGTGYRLRVMSSDPPLVASDNGADLTIASPVLWYADTDGDGLGDPGSSMEACEQPSGHVTNDADACPALANGNPGDACDDSNPSTVLDVVNGSCVCAGQACTTDLDLIWQPDGVSLITWELREQGTNNLVQAGGGIYPDVSQYSEATCLPDGCFYLTVMDEGGDGIAGGGYQLKINSGARLIDNLTDAFGSGGFTSGVYSEIDGLEGFCLPLGSDRLIFTSCDRVDWKTSPCGGEFVVANDNPAVSAQYGVSNANSGYQMWLYNPNGGYSFKRFQSHSTSNGLPASATRACHFQLNSWSGNQLQEGVLYNVKVRGRIAGNYLPWGPACRLVVNNAASQCPRTKLMDIPGNQYLSCGQTRPVGTSQASLVHAKPLRRMNANCNWVSANRYQFRFRLPAENFELVKNSAVGQYWVNTNGLACSKTYEVDVRASFDGGATWCHSSDPWGDVCLLTTTCTNALAGQPTGTGTAAGTLRLYPNPNQGDQLMLGLSAVAQGVNTVSVDLFDVFGKRVAARTIPVQDGFVNTMLELNGELANGMYVVSITAGADSYNERLVIQK; encoded by the coding sequence ATGCGCAGGACTCCTGTGAACCCGTTGCGGATCATCCTGCTCGCCTCGCTGCTGCCCTCCATCGCACCGCTGGCGAAGGCCCAGACCTGGGCTCCGCTCGGTCCGGACGATAGCACTTGGCCCACGCGCGAATCCGCCGATCATCATAGCATGGCGGTTGATGCCGACGGCCATCCGGTGATCGCCTTCCGCGACCCGAGCCAAGGCAACCGCACCACGGTGAAGCGATGGGCCCTCGGAGCATGGCAGACAGTGGGCGCTCCGGGGCTTTCAGCTGGTCAGGCCTCCGAGCACAGCATCGACATGGGGCCCGATGGGCAACCTGTGGTGGCGTATGTGGACCACAGCGTCTCGCAACGGCTCACGGTGCAGCGCTGGAATGGCAGTGCTTGGCAAGTGATCGGTGCATTGGGCATCAGTGCCGGCCAGATTGCCGGCCCCAGCCTGGCCGTAGGCACGGATGGGCAGCCTGTGGTGGCCTATACCGACTGGAGTGCATCGGGCCGGCTAACCGTGCTCCGCTGGAGCGGTGCCGCATGGCAACCGCTGGGGAGCACCGGATTCACCGCAGGCGGAGCCTATGACCCCAGCCTGCAACTGGATGGGGAAGATGACCCCGTGGTGGCGTACCGCGATGCGTCGGCCAACTTCGGGGTCTCCGTTCGGCGATGGGACGGCAGCGCTTGGGCGGCGGTGGGGGCACCCGCCTTCACCGGTTCGTTCGCATCTCCCCCGAGCATGGCGCTGACGAGTGCAGGCGAACCGGTGGTGGGCTACGGGGATGGCAGCCTTGGCGGCCAACTATCCGTGCAGCGCTGGAACGGGACCGCTTGGGCACCGGTGGGCGCGCTGGGCTTCACCCCTAGCTACGTTGATCAGGTGGCCGTCGTGCTGAACGACCTGGATCTGCCTGCAGTCGCGTTCGCCGATGGATCCACAGGCAGCCTCATCACGGTGCAACGCTGGGATGGATCCGCCTGGCTGGGAGTCGGCTCTTCGGGCTTCTCCGCCAGCGTGGTGAGTGGCGTGTGCGCCGGTCTTTCGCCAGCCGGCCACCCCGTCATTGGCTATCTGGACAATGGCTTTGGGAACAAAGCGGTGGCACAGCGGTGGAACGGCAGTGCCTGGATTCCCTACAGCGACCTTCCAATCTCGACCGGCACCGTTTTCTACCAGGACCTGGCCGTTGGTCCGGACGGGAACCCCACGGTGATATTCATGGACCAGGGCAACGGCAACCGCACCACGGTGAAGCGGTGGAACGGCAGTGCCTGGGTGCTCCTCGGCAATCCGCTGCTGGGGCCTGCGAACGCCTACTTCCACGCCATCGCCATCGCGCCCAACGGTGAAACGGCTATCGCCTATCGACTTCCGGCAACCGGCGACCGCGTGCAGGTGCTGCGCTGGACCGGAGCGGCCTGGGAGTCCGTGGGCGCCCCCAACCTTTCGGTGGGCAGCGCACAGTACACCACCCTGTGCATGACGCCCGATGCGCGACCGGTGGTGGCTTTCAGGGACGACGCACTGGGCGGCCGCTTATCCGTGCTGCGCTGGACCGGCAGCACATGGGAGGCGCTGGGTGGCACGGGCTTCACCAGCGGCCCCATCTTCGACCTCTCCATGGCCTTGACGGCCGCCGGCGATCCCGCGGTGGCCTATCGCGATGTAGCCACGAACACCATCGTGGTGGAGCAGTGGAACGGATCGGGGTGGACCATGCTGGGCGGCGGGCCCATCTCCGTGGCGAACTCCGGATCGCCTTCCGTGGCGATCAACGCCCAGAACAACCCGGTCGTGGTCTACATGGATGCCAGCGCAGGGAGCAGGCCAACCGTGAAGCGCTGGAGCGGAACAGCGTGGGAGCTCATCGGGCCACCGGGCTTCACCGCAGCATTCGCGCAAGTGCCCCAGCTCGTGCTGGATACTGACGATGCCCCAATCGTGGCCTACCACGATGGCGCAAACGGCTTTCGTGCGAATGTCGACCGCTGGAATGGCACCGAGTGGGCGCCGGTGGGCCCGAGCGGCTTCACGACACCGCTGAGCTCCGGTGCCGGGCGATGGATCGCCCGCAGCAGCACCGGCCGCCTCGTCGTCGCCTATCGGACGCCGGGGCTCTTCGCACGCGCCTACAGCGAGGCAGAGCTATCCATTGGATCGGTCGCCACTGACCTGTGCATCGGCACTCCGCTGAACGTACCCTATACCGCAGCGGGTGCATTCGACCTCGGCAACATCTTCACAGTGGAACTGAGTGATTCATTCGGCTCGTTCGCGAATCCCGTGGCAATCGGAAGTGCGAATGCCATGGTAAGCGGCAGCATCAATTGCACCATTCCACCAAGCACACCGCCCGGCACCGGCTACCGGTTACGCGTGATGAGCAGCGACCCGCCGCTGGTGGCCAGCGACAATGGCGCGGACCTCACGATCGCCTCTCCCGTCCTGTGGTACGCCGATACCGATGGCGACGGGCTCGGTGACCCCGGCTCTTCGATGGAAGCCTGTGAGCAGCCCTCCGGGCACGTCACCAATGACGCCGATGCCTGCCCCGCGCTTGCCAACGGCAATCCCGGCGACGCCTGCGACGACAGCAACCCGAGCACGGTGCTCGACGTGGTCAACGGCAGCTGCGTGTGCGCCGGCCAGGCCTGCACCACCGACCTGGACCTGATCTGGCAGCCCGATGGCGTGAGCCTGATCACCTGGGAGCTGCGCGAGCAGGGCACCAACAACCTGGTGCAGGCCGGCGGCGGCATCTACCCCGATGTGAGCCAGTACAGCGAGGCCACCTGCCTGCCCGATGGCTGCTTCTACCTCACCGTGATGGACGAGGGCGGCGACGGCATCGCCGGCGGCGGCTACCAGCTGAAGATCAACAGCGGCGCACGCCTCATCGACAACCTCACCGATGCCTTCGGCAGCGGCGGATTCACCAGCGGCGTCTACAGCGAGATCGATGGCCTCGAGGGCTTCTGCCTCCCCCTGGGAAGCGACCGCCTGATCTTCACCAGCTGCGACCGCGTGGACTGGAAGACCAGCCCCTGCGGCGGCGAGTTCGTGGTGGCCAATGACAACCCGGCCGTGAGCGCCCAGTACGGCGTGAGCAACGCCAACAGCGGCTACCAGATGTGGCTCTACAACCCCAACGGCGGCTACAGCTTCAAGCGCTTCCAGAGCCACAGCACTTCCAACGGCCTGCCCGCCAGCGCCACCCGCGCCTGCCACTTCCAGCTCAACAGCTGGAGCGGAAACCAGCTCCAGGAGGGCGTGCTCTACAACGTGAAGGTCCGCGGACGCATCGCCGGCAACTACCTGCCCTGGGGGCCCGCCTGCCGCCTGGTGGTGAACAACGCCGCTTCGCAATGCCCCCGCACCAAGCTCATGGACATCCCCGGCAACCAATACCTGAGCTGCGGACAGACCCGCCCGGTGGGCACCAGCCAGGCCAGCCTGGTGCATGCCAAACCCCTGCGCCGCATGAACGCCAACTGCAACTGGGTGAGCGCCAACCGCTACCAGTTCCGCTTCCGCCTGCCCGCCGAGAACTTCGAGCTGGTGAAGAACAGCGCCGTCGGGCAGTACTGGGTGAACACCAACGGACTCGCCTGCAGCAAGACCTACGAGGTGGACGTGCGCGCCAGCTTCGATGGCGGCGCCACCTGGTGCCACAGCAGCGATCCCTGGGGCGATGTGTGCCTGCTCACCACCACCTGCACCAATGCGCTCGCCGGGCAGCCCACCGGCACCGGCACCGCCGCCGGCACCCTGCGCCTCTACCCCAACCCCAACCAGGGCGACCAGCTGATGCTGGGCCTGAGCGCGGTGGCCCAGGGCGTGAACACGGTGAGCGTGGACCTCTTCGATGTGTTCGGCAAGCGCGTGGCGGCCCGCACCATCCCCGTGCAGGACGGCTTCGTGAACACCATGCTGGAACTGAACGGCGAACTCGCCAACGGCATGTATGTGGTGAGCATCACCGCAGGTGCCGACAGCTACAATGAGCGGCTGGTGATCCAGAAGTAG
- a CDS encoding response regulator transcription factor, whose protein sequence is MPIRVSVIEDDAILRDAMADAIGDDPAMQVVGLHPTGESFLAQLEAEAPDVAIMDINLPGFSGIEAVRRAKAKRPAAQFLMCTVQDDDDHLFEALCAGATGYLVKDADPQQVIAAVKDLHGGGSPMSAGIARRVIHALQRQRSPSPEIMRLTDREREVLDQLAQGYRYKEIAARLQVSMDTVRTHIRNLYEKLQVSSRTDALNKLYPR, encoded by the coding sequence ATGCCCATCCGAGTGAGCGTGATCGAGGACGACGCCATCCTGCGCGATGCGATGGCCGATGCCATCGGCGATGATCCGGCGATGCAGGTGGTGGGCCTGCACCCAACCGGCGAGTCCTTCCTGGCCCAACTGGAGGCCGAGGCCCCCGATGTGGCCATCATGGACATCAACCTGCCGGGCTTCAGCGGCATCGAGGCGGTGCGCCGCGCCAAGGCGAAGCGGCCGGCCGCGCAATTCTTGATGTGCACCGTGCAGGATGACGACGACCACCTCTTCGAGGCCCTCTGCGCCGGCGCAACCGGCTACCTGGTGAAGGATGCCGACCCCCAGCAGGTGATTGCGGCGGTGAAGGACCTGCATGGCGGCGGCTCACCGATGAGCGCGGGCATCGCACGCAGGGTCATCCACGCGCTGCAGCGTCAGCGGTCGCCCAGCCCGGAGATCATGCGCCTCACGGACCGGGAGCGGGAAGTGCTGGACCAGCTAGCTCAGGGCTACCGCTACAAGGAAATCGCTGCGCGGCTGCAGGTGAGCATGGACACCGTGCGCACCCACATCCGCAACCTCTACGAGAAGCTGCAGGTGAGCTCGCGCACCGATGCGCTGAACAAGCTCTATCCGCGCTGA
- a CDS encoding zinc-dependent metalloprotease family protein: protein MKKPYVLLLSTVLLCPTLAAAQGAQPWTDLPADRAASVAGERRIHPRQARILVLDTRAMAQLLRQAPVTDAHEAAASGHVLELPAPEGGFVAFRFVETPVMHPDLQARYPMIRTYTGVGVEDGALAKLDLTPHGFHAMVMPPDGDDWFIDPLVFGNDMHHQSYRKRHFTKVLPEGFQACHYEEVNDIDASQKQTRAWIAQMGADRVGDCQLRRYDLALACTGEYANFHGSNTTNNNKSFAAAAMATSLNRVNGIYERDATLTMVLVANNDNLIYLNGATDPYTNNNGGTMLGENISTCNSVIGSANYDIGHVFSTGGGGVAYLNSPCTSNKAGGVTGSGAPVNDPFDIDYVAHEMGHQYGGNHSQNNNCNRASSAAVEVGSGITIMGYAGICSPDVASNSIAMFGGYSMQEIAANITTGASSGCPTITAIVNSQPTANAGPDRAIPRSTPFILTGSATDANPGNVLTYSWEQMDNAVATQPPLATNTGGPAWVPLLPQSTPVRYMPNLPAVIANTTPTWEVLSSVARTYNFRLTVRDNAVGGGCAKQDNMVVTVSGSAGPFLVTAPNTAVTWTALTTQTVTWDVAGTTASPVSCAAVDILLSTDGGLTYPIVLATATPNDGSQSITVPNNATTTARVMVRANGNIFYDISNTNFTITVPATPDYSLGVTSPSAIACQPGSATYTVQVGSILGYSSAVTLGTTGLAPGLNASFSPNPVTPGGSSTLTISGTGNVAPGSYNFTLTAASVSGNKNLALTLQVLAPAGVVSLSSPANGASGVAGGAALTWNADPNATSYAIQIATDPGMVNIVETGNGLTGTSYSTAVATQPLTTYYWSVQSSNACGFGTPSAIWSYTTSDCQPATIRIVLDQYGSETTWRLENSTGDVVASGGPYTDQGSAGAYPQPDVNLCLPAGCYTLIVNDSYGDGLCCQYGRGFVAVLDASGAPYAAASSFTSTASVSLCLPTACIGALPYSEDFTNGLGAWVQGATDFFDWTLQSGSTPTNNTGPTGDHTSGTGNYIFTESSSPNNPSRTAELFSPCIDLEPYASAELSFWYHMWGTAMGSLSVDVWNGNAWTQAAWSRTGNQGNSWQQGSLSLDPWVGNAIRIRFRGVTGNGATSDMAIDDILITGSNEVQVAARVFLEGPYDAATGQMRDQLRTLPSFPLTEPFTALGYTHNGGGGESVPAPVLAATGSNAIVDWVVLELRNPLDPADVLSTRSALLQRDGDIVSTDGASAVSFPRGPGSYYLAVRHRNHLGMMTAGPVALNAAPSSVDLSTAAAYGTDARKSIAGAYPKQVLWAGDVSFDGLLQYVGNGNDRDPILVAIGGAVPTSTITGYRTEDVNLDGTVKYVGDGNDRDPILVNIGGAVPTSTRPEQLP, encoded by the coding sequence ATGAAAAAGCCTTACGTTCTTCTGCTCTCAACTGTACTGCTCTGCCCGACGCTGGCCGCTGCCCAAGGGGCCCAGCCTTGGACGGACCTCCCTGCGGACCGCGCCGCCTCGGTGGCGGGCGAACGCCGGATTCATCCCCGCCAGGCCCGGATCCTGGTCCTCGATACGCGCGCCATGGCCCAGTTGCTCAGGCAGGCACCGGTGACCGATGCGCACGAGGCTGCCGCTTCCGGGCATGTCCTAGAGCTTCCCGCCCCGGAGGGCGGCTTCGTGGCTTTCCGCTTCGTGGAGACGCCCGTGATGCACCCCGACCTGCAAGCGCGCTACCCCATGATCCGCACCTACACCGGCGTAGGCGTTGAGGATGGTGCACTGGCGAAGCTCGACCTGACTCCGCATGGTTTCCATGCCATGGTGATGCCTCCGGATGGGGATGACTGGTTCATCGACCCGCTCGTATTCGGCAACGACATGCACCACCAGAGCTATCGCAAGCGCCATTTCACCAAGGTGCTGCCGGAGGGCTTCCAGGCCTGTCACTACGAGGAGGTGAACGATATCGATGCATCGCAGAAGCAGACGCGTGCTTGGATCGCGCAGATGGGCGCCGACCGCGTGGGCGATTGCCAGCTGCGGCGCTACGACCTGGCCCTGGCCTGCACCGGGGAGTACGCCAACTTCCACGGCAGCAACACCACCAACAATAACAAGAGCTTCGCGGCGGCGGCCATGGCCACGAGCCTCAACCGCGTCAACGGCATCTACGAGCGCGATGCCACGCTCACCATGGTGCTGGTGGCCAACAACGACAACCTCATCTACCTCAATGGCGCCACCGATCCCTACACCAACAACAACGGGGGCACCATGCTGGGCGAGAACATCAGCACGTGCAACAGCGTGATCGGCTCGGCCAATTACGACATCGGGCACGTGTTCAGCACGGGCGGCGGCGGCGTGGCCTACCTCAACAGCCCCTGCACCAGCAACAAGGCCGGCGGCGTCACCGGCTCGGGTGCGCCGGTGAACGACCCCTTCGACATCGACTACGTGGCGCATGAGATGGGCCACCAGTACGGCGGGAACCACAGCCAGAACAACAACTGCAACCGAGCCTCCAGCGCTGCGGTGGAGGTGGGCAGCGGCATCACCATCATGGGCTACGCCGGCATCTGCTCGCCCGATGTGGCCTCCAACAGCATCGCCATGTTCGGCGGATACAGTATGCAGGAGATCGCCGCCAACATCACCACCGGCGCCAGCAGCGGATGCCCCACGATCACCGCGATCGTGAACTCCCAACCAACGGCGAACGCCGGTCCGGACCGCGCCATCCCCCGTTCCACGCCCTTCATTCTCACCGGCAGCGCCACCGACGCCAACCCCGGCAACGTGCTCACCTACAGCTGGGAGCAGATGGATAATGCAGTGGCCACGCAGCCACCGCTGGCCACCAACACCGGGGGGCCCGCATGGGTGCCGCTGCTGCCCCAGAGCACGCCCGTGCGCTACATGCCCAACCTGCCCGCCGTGATCGCCAACACCACGCCCACCTGGGAGGTGCTCAGCAGCGTGGCGCGCACCTACAACTTCCGCCTCACCGTGCGCGACAACGCCGTGGGCGGCGGCTGCGCCAAGCAGGATAACATGGTAGTGACGGTGAGCGGCTCGGCGGGCCCCTTCCTGGTGACGGCGCCCAATACCGCAGTGACCTGGACGGCGCTCACCACGCAGACCGTGACCTGGGATGTGGCCGGCACCACGGCCTCCCCCGTGAGCTGCGCCGCCGTCGACATCCTGCTCAGCACCGACGGCGGGCTCACGTATCCCATCGTGCTGGCCACTGCCACGCCCAACGACGGGAGCCAGAGCATCACCGTGCCTAACAATGCCACCACCACGGCCCGCGTGATGGTGCGCGCCAACGGCAACATCTTCTACGACATCAGCAACACGAACTTCACCATCACCGTGCCCGCCACGCCCGACTATTCCTTGGGCGTGACGAGCCCTTCGGCCATCGCATGCCAGCCGGGCTCCGCCACTTATACGGTGCAAGTAGGCAGCATCCTCGGCTACAGCAGCGCGGTCACCTTGGGCACCACGGGCCTCGCGCCAGGACTGAACGCATCATTCAGCCCCAATCCGGTCACGCCCGGTGGCAGCAGCACGCTCACCATCAGCGGCACTGGCAACGTGGCGCCCGGCAGCTACAACTTCACGCTCACCGCCGCCAGCGTGAGCGGCAACAAGAACCTGGCGCTCACCCTGCAGGTGCTGGCGCCGGCGGGAGTGGTCTCACTGTCATCGCCCGCCAATGGCGCCTCAGGCGTGGCGGGCGGAGCGGCCCTGACCTGGAACGCCGATCCGAATGCGACTTCGTATGCCATCCAGATCGCCACCGACCCGGGCATGGTCAACATCGTGGAGACCGGCAACGGGCTCACGGGAACCAGCTATTCCACGGCAGTCGCCACGCAGCCGCTCACCACCTACTATTGGAGCGTGCAGTCGAGCAACGCCTGCGGCTTCGGCACACCATCGGCCATCTGGTCCTACACCACCAGCGATTGCCAGCCAGCGACCATCCGCATCGTGCTGGATCAGTACGGCTCCGAGACCACCTGGCGCCTCGAGAACAGCACCGGGGACGTTGTCGCCAGCGGAGGACCGTACACCGATCAGGGCTCCGCTGGCGCCTACCCGCAGCCTGATGTGAACCTGTGCCTGCCTGCAGGTTGCTACACGCTCATCGTGAACGACAGCTACGGTGATGGGCTGTGCTGCCAGTACGGCAGAGGCTTCGTCGCCGTGCTCGACGCCAGCGGTGCGCCCTACGCAGCGGCCTCCTCCTTCACGAGCACGGCGAGTGTCAGCCTCTGCCTGCCGACTGCCTGCATCGGTGCCCTGCCCTACAGCGAGGATTTCACCAACGGCCTGGGCGCCTGGGTGCAGGGGGCAACGGATTTCTTCGACTGGACGCTGCAGTCGGGCAGCACCCCGACCAACAATACCGGTCCCACAGGCGATCATACCTCCGGCACGGGCAACTACATCTTCACCGAATCCAGCAGCCCCAACAACCCCAGCCGCACCGCAGAGCTCTTCAGCCCTTGCATCGACCTTGAGCCCTATGCCAGCGCGGAGCTGAGTTTCTGGTACCACATGTGGGGCACGGCAATGGGCAGCCTGTCCGTGGATGTCTGGAACGGCAACGCCTGGACGCAGGCGGCGTGGAGCCGCACCGGCAACCAGGGCAACAGCTGGCAACAGGGCTCGTTGTCCCTTGACCCGTGGGTGGGCAACGCCATCCGCATACGCTTCCGCGGCGTGACGGGCAACGGTGCCACCAGCGACATGGCCATCGATGACATCCTGATCACCGGCTCCAACGAGGTGCAGGTGGCCGCGCGGGTCTTCCTCGAAGGGCCCTATGACGCAGCCACGGGCCAGATGCGTGATCAGCTCCGCACGCTCCCCTCCTTCCCGCTCACCGAGCCGTTCACCGCGCTCGGTTATACCCACAACGGCGGTGGCGGCGAATCCGTGCCCGCACCCGTGCTGGCAGCGACCGGTTCCAATGCCATCGTGGACTGGGTGGTGCTGGAGCTGCGCAATCCCCTTGATCCCGCCGATGTGCTCAGCACCCGCAGCGCCTTGCTGCAACGCGATGGCGATATCGTATCCACCGATGGGGCAAGTGCGGTGAGCTTCCCGCGCGGACCGGGCAGCTACTACCTGGCCGTGCGGCATCGCAACCACCTCGGCATGATGACCGCTGGCCCGGTGGCCCTCAACGCCGCCCCCTCAAGCGTTGACCTGAGCACGGCGGCGGCCTACGGCACCGACGCCCGCAAGAGCATTGCAGGCGCCTACCCGAAGCAGGTGCTCTGGGCCGGCGATGTGAGCTTCGATGGGCTTCTCCAGTACGTGGGCAACGGCAACGACCGCGATCCCATCCTGGTGGCCATCGGCGGCGCAGTGCCCACCAGCACCATCACCGGCTACCGCACTGAGGACGTGAACCTCGATGGTACGGTGAAGTACGTGGGCGATGGCAACGACCGCGACCCCATCCTGGTGAACATCGGAGGCGCAGTGCCCACCAGCACGCGGCCGGAGCAGCTGCCGTAG